The proteins below are encoded in one region of Candidatus Poribacteria bacterium:
- a CDS encoding DegT/DnrJ/EryC1/StrS family aminotransferase, protein KAITLDQSEASQWPIIDDEVTEAVVNQLQSGEISFSDTIYKFEEEFAAYHGVKYALAHNNGTASIHGALFGVGVGPGDEVITPAATFWGTYMPILSCQAIPVFCDIDPFTGCADPEDIERRISSCTKAVIVVHLGGMPAEMDTIMEIAKRHNIFVVEDCSHAHGATYKGKKVGTIGDVGCFSMQGGKLLPSGEGGVMITDNLDYYERAICLGHYERIRDLPEEKYRKYARTCFGYKYRIAPISAAIARVQLRHLDERNKCRDDNVMYLMDGIAECPGIYPIKPSTDNFRGYYSRPYIRYASEELGGLSKEKFIEALQAEGASVSSSALGGSDHLSAVFQERNHPAFTRPENKRAVAYQEGDLPVSENPREDLFTIPVFSRPNKALLDQYIEAFRKVATHVAELV, encoded by the coding sequence ATAAAGCCATCACCTTAGACCAAAGTGAGGCTTCGCAGTGGCCCATTATTGATGATGAGGTTACCGAAGCCGTCGTCAACCAATTGCAGAGCGGGGAGATCTCGTTCTCAGATACGATTTACAAGTTCGAGGAGGAATTTGCCGCTTATCACGGTGTTAAGTATGCTCTAGCGCATAACAACGGAACCGCCTCGATTCATGGGGCGTTGTTCGGGGTTGGGGTGGGCCCCGGCGATGAGGTCATCACCCCTGCGGCGACGTTTTGGGGGACGTATATGCCCATCCTTTCCTGTCAGGCGATCCCGGTCTTCTGCGATATTGATCCGTTCACCGGTTGCGCTGACCCAGAAGATATAGAACGGCGGATTTCCTCCTGCACAAAAGCGGTCATTGTCGTCCATCTTGGTGGGATGCCGGCGGAGATGGATACTATTATGGAAATTGCAAAGCGTCACAATATCTTCGTGGTTGAAGATTGCTCGCACGCTCACGGCGCAACCTACAAAGGCAAAAAGGTCGGGACAATCGGAGATGTGGGTTGTTTCAGTATGCAGGGGGGAAAACTCTTACCGAGCGGCGAAGGTGGTGTGATGATCACGGATAACTTAGACTATTACGAGCGGGCAATCTGTCTAGGACACTATGAACGGATTCGCGACCTTCCCGAAGAAAAGTATCGCAAGTATGCTAGGACCTGCTTTGGATACAAATACCGTATCGCCCCAATTTCTGCCGCTATTGCACGTGTCCAGCTCCGACATCTCGATGAACGTAACAAATGCCGTGACGATAATGTGATGTATCTGATGGACGGTATTGCAGAGTGTCCGGGAATCTATCCAATCAAGCCTTCAACCGATAACTTCCGCGGGTATTATAGCCGTCCCTATATCCGCTATGCCTCTGAAGAACTCGGTGGATTGTCAAAAGAGAAATTCATCGAAGCGCTACAGGCGGAAGGCGCGAGCGTGAGCAGCAGCGCACTGGGAGGCAGTGATCACCTGTCAGCAGTGTTCCAAGAACGGAACCACCCTGCTTTCACGCGCCCTGAAAATAAACGAGCAGTAGCATATCAGGAAGGAGATCTGCCCGTTTCTGAGAATCCGCGCGAAGACCTGTTCACCATTCCGGTCTTCTCCAGACCCAATAAGGCGCTGTTAGATCAGTATATCGAAGCCTTTCGGAAGGTTGCGACTCATGTCGCAGAATTGGTCTGA
- the msrP gene encoding protein-methionine-sulfoxide reductase catalytic subunit MsrP, which produces MANIHIPKTWEIPEREVTPEAAFINRRRFLRTLAGAGLSIAGGSMLGYATESEAKTPPQIDPNLMKFESVERNPAFTKVDRPITDEAVAAKYNNFYEFGGSKSIWEAAQALPTENWKVEVTGLVRNPRTYDLDDLKNKFPLEERVYRFRCVEAWAMVVPWLGFTMKHIIDDVEPTSEARYVRFISYYNRKINKGPGRRTSHPWPYTEGLRTDEMANDLAFFAIGIYGHELPKQHGAPIRQVIPWKYGFKGAKSIVKIEFLNYQPKTFWNTLQSHEYGFEANVEPDVPHPRWSQASERMIGNGPAFMWKRRDTLLYNGYAEQVAQLYDR; this is translated from the coding sequence ATGGCAAACATCCACATTCCAAAAACTTGGGAAATCCCAGAGCGGGAGGTTACGCCAGAAGCTGCTTTTATCAATCGGCGGCGATTCTTGAGGACGCTTGCCGGTGCCGGTTTGAGCATCGCCGGCGGATCCATGCTCGGTTATGCAACCGAATCGGAGGCAAAGACACCTCCCCAAATAGATCCGAATCTGATGAAATTTGAATCAGTCGAACGAAATCCAGCCTTTACAAAAGTTGATCGCCCCATCACCGACGAAGCGGTTGCCGCCAAGTATAATAACTTCTATGAATTCGGCGGTTCAAAATCGATCTGGGAAGCGGCGCAGGCATTGCCGACCGAAAACTGGAAAGTCGAGGTCACCGGCTTAGTCCGTAATCCTCGTACCTATGACTTGGACGACCTCAAGAATAAATTCCCCCTTGAAGAGCGGGTCTATCGATTCCGTTGTGTTGAGGCGTGGGCGATGGTTGTTCCATGGCTCGGTTTTACGATGAAACACATCATTGACGATGTTGAGCCGACCTCTGAGGCGAGATACGTTCGCTTCATCTCATATTACAATCGGAAGATTAATAAAGGACCAGGACGTCGTACGTCTCACCCTTGGCCCTATACAGAGGGGCTCCGTACCGACGAAATGGCAAACGATCTAGCGTTTTTTGCCATCGGTATCTACGGTCACGAACTTCCAAAGCAGCACGGTGCCCCCATCCGCCAAGTCATACCGTGGAAGTATGGGTTCAAAGGTGCTAAGTCTATCGTAAAAATTGAGTTTCTCAACTATCAACCGAAGACGTTCTGGAATACCCTTCAGTCGCACGAATACGGTTTTGAGGCGAATGTGGAACCCGACGTGCCGCACCCACGGTGGTCACAAGCCTCCGAACGGATGATTGGTAACGGCCCAGCCTTCATGTGGAAAAGACGCGATACGCTGCTCTACAACGGTTACGCCGAACAGGTTGCGCAACTCTACGATCGATGA